The Deinococcus metallilatus genome segment CGGGCTGCGGCGTGAAGACCGGTTCCTCGATGTAATACACCGGGCGCGTGCGGGCCGCCCGGGTCATCAGGTGTTGCGGGCGCTGGAACACGAAATCCCAGCGCAGATGGGACAGCACGAGCAGGGCAGGCGTGGCGGCCGGGCGGGCCAGTCCACGGCGGAAATCAACATGCTTCAAGGTCTGTTCCCTCCCCCAGGGATAAAAAGCGGCGGGCACTGTGCAGCATCACCCTCGCCGCGACGTGAAATGGTCAACTCATGGCGCAAGAATGAGGACAGGAGCTCGGTACCCCAGATGGCTGCTGGTCAAGGCGGTTTCTGGGAACGCTAGCAGTCTAGCGTCGGCCCTTGCCCCTGCCCCTGAACAATCCTGAAGAGACTTTGGAACAAGGCTTCATGGAGTCGTCTAAATAGGACTTACGCGATTCAGAAGGAGAGAGCGTGTAGAGCAGCTTTTTCCTCCTCCCCCCTTGCGGGGGAGGCTGGGAGGGGGGTGGACGGCGCCGCCATCCCAGCAGCAAGAAAACGCGCTTTCCCTCTGCCGCCAAGAATCGCGTTTCGCGTAAGTCCTGAGAAAAAGCAGCGGGCCTGCCGGAGATACTGCCCTGGCCCCGGGCATCTTGAAGGCATAGACTGTCCGGCCATGCTGCCCACCTCGGTCCCTCTGCCCGCCGCCCCGCAGCGTGAACTCGCGGCACTCGTCCGGCTGGCCGCGCCGGTGGTCGTGTCACAATTCGCGTCCAACGCGCTCACGCTGGTCAGCACAGCGGTGATCGGCAGACTGGGGGCGGCGGAACTGGCCGCCGCGGCCTATGCCAACGCCACCTACTATCTGGTGTTCATCGTGCTGCTGGGGATGCTGCTGGCGGTGGGGCCGCGCGCGGCGCAGGCACACGGGGCGGGGGACGGGGCCGGGGTGGCGCTGGCCCTGCGGGGGGGGTTGATTCTGGCGCTGCTGCTCGCGGCCCTCGCCCTGCCGCTGATGTGGGGGGTCGCGGCGCTGCTGCCCGGCCTCGCCCCGACAGGCATCCGGGCGGACCTGGCGGCGACGTACCTGCGGGTCTACGCGCTGGGCATGCTGCCGGTGCTGGTCTTCACCGCCCTGCGCGGCACGCTGGAGGGCACTGGCAGGCCGCGGACCGTCACGGCGGTCGCACTGGGGGGCGTGGCCCTGGTGGCCCTGCTCAGCCCGGCGCTGGCCTTCGGTTGGGGACCGCTGCCCCGGTTGGGACTGGCGGGAGCGGCGGCCGCGAGTGCGCTGACCTCCTGGGCGACGGCGCTCACGCTGCTGCCGGTGGCGCTGCGCCGCGCGCCCCGGGTGGCCGGGCTGGGCCGCGTGCGTTCGGAGGTGCGGGCGCTCCTCACGCTGGGCTGGCCCATCGGTCTGACGCTGGGCGCGGAGGGCGGCATGTTCAGCGTGACGGCCCTGCTGATGGCCCGCTTCGGCAGCGACGCGCTCGCGGCGCACAACCTCGCGCTTCAGGTCATCACGGCGGTGTTCATGATCCCGCTGGGGCTGGCGACCGCCACCGGCATCCGGGTGGCCCACGCGGCGGGCGCGGGCGACCGGGCCGGAGC includes the following:
- a CDS encoding MATE family efflux transporter, which encodes MLPTSVPLPAAPQRELAALVRLAAPVVVSQFASNALTLVSTAVIGRLGAAELAAAAYANATYYLVFIVLLGMLLAVGPRAAQAHGAGDGAGVALALRGGLILALLLAALALPLMWGVAALLPGLAPTGIRADLAATYLRVYALGMLPVLVFTALRGTLEGTGRPRTVTAVALGGVALVALLSPALAFGWGPLPRLGLAGAAAASALTSWATALTLLPVALRRAPRVAGLGRVRSEVRALLTLGWPIGLTLGAEGGMFSVTALLMARFGSDALAAHNLALQVITAVFMIPLGLATATGIRVAHAAGAGDRAGARRAGLTGIGVAAGVMLAFALLELLAPRLVLGVFVDVGDPQNAALIGTATVLLTIAALFQTVDGVQVTANAALRGLHDTRWPLLISLTAYWLVGLGVGSLLAFGLGLGPRGLWFGLTAGLFTAAGALLTRFLRRTRAA